The Prosthecobacter sp. genome contains the following window.
TGGACTCACTGATCGCCACCGACGCCTTCGCCGAACGCTTCGCCTCCCACTGGCTCGACATCACGCGCTTTGCCGAATCTTCCGGCGGCGGTCGCTCGCTGCCCTTCAAAGACGCCTGGCGCTTTCGTGATTACGTCATCCAGTCCATCCGCGACAACATGCCCATCGACCGCATGATCACCGAGCATTTGGCAGGCGATCTTCTTCCAGCCGCCGATGCCGCCGCACGCCGTCGCCAAGTCACGGCCACGGGCTTCCTCGCTCTCGGCCCCACCAATTACGAAGAGCAGGACAAAGGCATGCTCCGCATGGACATCGTCGATGAGCAGCTCGACACCCTGGGCCGTGCCTTCCTCGGCCTCACCATCGGCTGCGCCCGCTGCCACGATCACAAATTCGATCCCATCTCCGCCCAGGACTACTACGCGCTCGCCGGCATCCTGCGCAGCACCAAGACGCTCCAAAACTACACCGACAACGTCGCGCACTGGATCGACACGCCGCTCCCGCTTGATGGCGAGGCTGAAATCGCGATGCAGCAGCACGAGAAGCAAGCTACCGCGCTCAAAGATCAAATCGCCGCCCTCAAAGATGATCTGCGCGATGCGGGCAGCGCCGATTTGAGAAAACGAAAAACCATCGTCGTCAGCGATCTCCCCGGCATCGTTGTCGATGACAGCGCCGCGCAGAAGGTTGGCATGTGGAAGAACTCCACCAGTTACGCGCCCTACATCGGCAGCGGCTACGTCAGTGACAACAATGACGGCAAAGGCGAGAAGACCATCTCCTTCACGCCGAAGTTGCCGAAGACCGGCCTCTACGAAGTGCGCGTGGCCTTCAATGGCGGTCCTGACCGTGCCGAAAGCGCCACCGTCACCATCCTGCATGCGGATGGCGAGGAGTTGAAGGGTATCAAGATGGCCACCGGCAGCCTCAAGGGCCTGCAGTTTGCATCGTTGGGCACCTATCGCTTCGAAGCCAACGGCCAGGGCTTTGTCTTGATCTCAAATGCCGCTTCGCAGGGTTACGTCACGGTCGATGCGGTGCAGTTCATTCCTTCAGAGGTCATGCTTGACGGGAGCGGCGTCAAAATTGCACCAGCGGATCCAAAGAAGGTCAAAACGCAGAATGAGAAGCTCAGAGCGCAGCTCTCCGGCCTCAAAAAGCTCCAAACGCAGCTCGCCGCTCTCGAAAAACAGCTCAAAGCTCTGCAAAAAGACATGCCCGAACGCCCCGAGGCCATGTCCGTCGCCGACGATACCGCGCCTGAAGACGCGAAGATTCACATTCGCGGCAGCACGCGCAATCTCGGTGCCACCGTGCCGCGCAGCTTCATCCAGGCCGCCATGCGCCCCACCACACCCGCCGTTCCTGCTGATGCCAGCGGCCGCCTCCAACTCGCCCAATGGATCACCTCACGCGACCACCCGCTCACCGCCCGCGTCATGGTCAACCGCGTCTGGCACTGGCTCTTCGGTGCCGGCATCGTCCGCACCACCG
Protein-coding sequences here:
- a CDS encoding DUF1553 domain-containing protein produces the protein MTAAASAADMTHFEQRIRPLLVANCIDCHGPDKQKGGLRLDSRTGWQTGGDSGPALVPGKLTDSKLWHAVSYTDRDLKMPPKRKLKDSEIADLKLWIESGAPDPRDGTAEKNASHRQPRADASFWSFQPPIAHPPPLVQNKTWPANDIDRFILAKLEANKLSPAPDADPRTLIRRLTFDLTGLPPNPSDQSYEKLVDSLIATDAFAERFASHWLDITRFAESSGGGRSLPFKDAWRFRDYVIQSIRDNMPIDRMITEHLAGDLLPAADAAARRRQVTATGFLALGPTNYEEQDKGMLRMDIVDEQLDTLGRAFLGLTIGCARCHDHKFDPISAQDYYALAGILRSTKTLQNYTDNVAHWIDTPLPLDGEAEIAMQQHEKQATALKDQIAALKDDLRDAGSADLRKRKTIVVSDLPGIVVDDSAAQKVGMWKNSTSYAPYIGSGYVSDNNDGKGEKTISFTPKLPKTGLYEVRVAFNGGPDRAESATVTILHADGEELKGIKMATGSLKGLQFASLGTYRFEANGQGFVLISNAASQGYVTVDAVQFIPSEVMLDGSGVKIAPADPKKVKTQNEKLRAQLSGLKKLQTQLAALEKQLKALQKDMPERPEAMSVADDTAPEDAKIHIRGSTRNLGATVPRSFIQAAMRPTTPAVPADASGRLQLAQWITSRDHPLTARVMVNRVWHWLFGAGIVRTTDNFGSTGELPSHPELLDHLAIQFIEDGWNLKRLVKEMVMSRTYRMASNAPSISQDPDNRWLAHMNRKRLDAECLRDAMLVAAGTLDRSFGGPGVSDVKAIDANDQKIQNIEYGYQFLDTRRSLYTAAFRNVRHPLFEVFDFADINQPIAQRTTSTVATQALFLMNSPKVIEQARAAADVVLKSSDKTEQRIHNAFQSSLNRAPTDKEQTQVRDFFESSSSGNATAEETRDLWARFIQTLWSTPEFRFLD